Proteins encoded together in one Pseudomonas arsenicoxydans window:
- the flgE gene encoding flagellar hook protein FlgE encodes MSFNIGLSGLYAANKQLDVTGNNIANVATTGFKSSRTEFEDVYSATKLGSGGKVVGSGVRLANVSQQFTQGDINNTGNVLDMGINGSGFFALSNNGSVSYTRNGTFKVDKDGFITNTDYTSRLQGYGVDANGKIINGVLTDLKLDTSNLAPKSTSAVASTINLNSTAPVIDDTVPAGKFDPALTATYTKSFSTPIYDSQGNKHEMDQYVVKTAGNTWKVYTLVDGRNPDATGSDPKTTAPIASTLSFDSGGKLTQVSTPDPLGGPAIISSDLTLKSWVPGTVTNGVWTANGAAANPAGVTISMAKTTQYNADTARSIPTQDGYATGQITNLTIDGTGTLFANFSNNQSKAIGQVALASFTNEQGLQAIGGTSWKETFASGIPGYDAPETGTLGSIQSNSLEESNVNLTNELVNLIKAQSNYQANAKTISTQSTIMQTIIQMT; translated from the coding sequence ATGTCTTTCAATATCGGCCTTAGCGGTCTCTATGCAGCCAACAAACAACTGGACGTGACCGGTAACAACATCGCCAACGTCGCGACTACCGGTTTCAAATCCTCCCGCACCGAATTTGAAGACGTCTACTCGGCGACCAAACTCGGCAGCGGCGGCAAAGTGGTCGGCAGCGGCGTGCGCCTGGCCAACGTGTCCCAGCAGTTCACCCAGGGTGACATCAACAACACCGGTAACGTGCTGGACATGGGCATCAACGGTTCGGGTTTCTTCGCCCTGAGCAACAATGGTTCGGTGTCTTACACCCGTAACGGTACGTTCAAGGTCGACAAGGACGGTTTCATCACCAACACCGATTACACGTCTCGCCTGCAAGGCTACGGCGTGGATGCCAACGGCAAGATCATCAACGGCGTGTTGACTGACCTGAAACTCGACACCTCGAACCTGGCACCGAAGTCCACTTCGGCTGTGGCATCGACAATCAACTTGAACTCGACGGCTCCGGTCATCGACGATACCGTCCCGGCGGGCAAGTTCGACCCAGCACTGACGGCGACCTACACCAAATCGTTCAGCACCCCGATCTATGACAGCCAGGGCAACAAGCACGAGATGGATCAGTACGTCGTGAAAACGGCTGGCAACACCTGGAAGGTTTATACCCTGGTAGACGGTCGTAACCCGGATGCTACCGGCAGCGACCCGAAAACCACTGCCCCGATCGCTTCGACACTGTCGTTCGACAGCGGCGGCAAGTTGACTCAGGTGAGCACGCCAGATCCGTTGGGCGGACCTGCAATCATCAGCAGTGACTTGACGCTGAAAAGCTGGGTACCAGGCACTGTGACCAATGGCGTCTGGACAGCCAACGGCGCCGCCGCGAACCCGGCAGGCGTGACCATCTCGATGGCCAAGACTACCCAGTACAACGCTGACACCGCGCGTTCGATCCCGACCCAGGACGGTTACGCCACTGGCCAGATCACCAACCTGACCATCGACGGCACCGGTACTCTGTTCGCTAACTTCAGCAACAACCAGAGCAAGGCCATCGGCCAGGTTGCGCTGGCCAGCTTTACTAACGAACAGGGCCTGCAAGCGATTGGCGGCACTAGCTGGAAAGAGACCTTCGCCTCGGGTATCCCAGGCTATGACGCTCCGGAAACCGGGACCCTGGGCTCCATCCAGTCCAACTCCCTGGAAGAGTCCAACGTCAACCTGACCAACGAACTGGTCAACCTGATCAAGGCGCAGAGCAACTACCAGGCAAACGCCAAGACTATTTCCACCCAGAGCACCATCATGCAGACCATCATTCAGATGACCTGA
- the flgD gene encoding flagellar hook assembly protein FlgD translates to MSVTDSTSSLSVNDILANSSVKSSSSTSGGIASATNSATGGQALGKDAFLQLLVTQLKNQNPLDPQDNSAFVAQLAQFSSLEGITTLNSTVSSIAGNYSSSQALQASSLVGRSVIVQTNNIQVDDPTKAVNGSVNLTSSISSGTVTVTDSTGKTIRTIDLGTRAVGSSSFTWDGKDSSGNPVPVGAYTIKASAPVNGTATDLAVYLPATVNSVTLSQTGGELTLNLAGLGPVALSKVQTIGI, encoded by the coding sequence ATGAGTGTTACCGATTCCACCAGCAGCCTCAGCGTCAATGACATTCTGGCGAACTCTTCCGTCAAATCCAGCAGCTCCACGTCGGGCGGCATTGCCTCCGCGACCAACAGCGCGACGGGCGGCCAGGCGCTGGGCAAGGATGCGTTCCTGCAATTGCTGGTCACCCAGCTCAAAAACCAGAACCCGCTGGACCCGCAGGACAACAGCGCGTTCGTCGCCCAGTTGGCCCAGTTCAGCAGCCTGGAAGGCATCACTACGCTCAACAGCACGGTCAGCTCGATTGCCGGCAACTACAGCTCTTCGCAAGCGTTGCAGGCCTCGTCCCTGGTCGGCCGCTCCGTGATCGTGCAGACCAACAATATCCAGGTCGATGATCCGACCAAGGCTGTCAACGGCTCGGTCAATCTGACGTCGTCCATCTCCAGCGGCACCGTGACCGTTACCGACAGCACTGGCAAAACAATCAGAACCATTGATCTGGGCACTCGTGCGGTCGGCAGTTCCAGCTTCACGTGGGATGGCAAGGACTCGAGCGGCAACCCCGTTCCGGTCGGTGCCTACACCATCAAGGCCAGTGCGCCGGTCAACGGCACGGCGACGGACCTGGCGGTTTACCTGCCGGCCACCGTCAACAGCGTGACCCTGAGCCAGACCGGCGGCGAGCTGACGCTCAACCTCGCGGGCCTGGGCCCCGTCGCCCTGTCCAAAGTTCAAACCATTGGTATATAG
- the flgC gene encoding flagellar basal body rod protein FlgC: protein MSLSSVFNIAGSGMSAQTTRLNTVASNIANAETVSSSIDQTYRARHPVFATMFQGGQSGGGDSLFQNQDAAGQGVQVLGVVEDQSNLEARYEPNHPAADAKGYVYYPNVNVVEEMADMISASRSFQTNAEMMNTAKTMMQKVLTLGQ from the coding sequence ATGTCTCTATCCAGTGTTTTCAACATTGCCGGTAGCGGCATGAGTGCCCAGACCACTCGCTTGAACACCGTGGCTTCGAACATCGCCAACGCCGAAACCGTTTCGTCGAGCATCGACCAGACCTATCGCGCCCGTCACCCGGTATTCGCCACCATGTTCCAGGGCGGCCAGAGCGGCGGCGGTGATTCGCTGTTCCAGAACCAGGACGCGGCCGGTCAAGGCGTGCAAGTGCTGGGTGTGGTTGAGGATCAGAGCAACCTTGAGGCGCGTTACGAGCCGAACCATCCAGCGGCCGACGCCAAGGGTTACGTCTACTACCCCAACGTCAACGTCGTCGAAGAAATGGCCGACATGATTTCCGCCAGTCGTTCGTTCCAGACCAACGCCGAAATGATGAACACCGCCAAAACCATGATGCAGAAGGTCCTGACTCTCGGTCAGTGA
- the flgB gene encoding flagellar basal body rod protein FlgB — translation MSISFDKALGIHEQALGFRAQRAEVLANNIANADTPNYKARDLEFSKVLAAQNEKTNGGTFALNMTNSRHIEAEGLGNGDESLMYRTPMQPSIDQNTVDAQLEQSNYAENAVGFQASFTLLNSKFKGLMAALRGE, via the coding sequence ATGAGCATCAGCTTCGATAAAGCGCTCGGTATCCACGAACAAGCCTTGGGCTTTCGCGCCCAGCGTGCCGAAGTCCTGGCCAACAACATTGCCAACGCCGATACCCCGAACTACAAGGCTCGGGACCTGGAGTTCTCCAAAGTGCTCGCTGCACAGAACGAGAAAACCAATGGCGGCACCTTTGCCTTGAACATGACCAACAGCCGTCATATCGAAGCCGAAGGCCTGGGTAACGGCGACGAATCGCTGATGTATCGCACCCCGATGCAACCGTCGATCGACCAGAACACCGTTGACGCTCAACTGGAACAGTCGAATTACGCGGAAAACGCGGTCGGCTTCCAGGCCAGCTTCACCCTGCTCAACAGCAAATTCAAAGGGCTGATGGCAGCCCTGCGCGGAGAGTAA
- the cheR gene encoding protein-glutamate O-methyltransferase CheR produces MSTGNLDFEQFRVFLEKACGILLGENKQYLVSSRLNKLMEQQGIKSLGELVQRIQTQPRSGLREMVVDAMTTNETLWFRDTYPFEVLKNKVLPEAIKAAPGQRLRIWSAACSSGQEPYSLSMSIDEFERVNMGQLKMGVQIVATDLSGTMLTNCKTGEYDSLAIGRGLSPERLQRYFDPKGPGRWAIKAPIKSRVEFRSFNLLDSYAALGKFDIVFCRNVLIYFSAEVKKDILLRIHSTLKPGGYLFLGASEALNGLPDHYQMVQCSPGIIYQAK; encoded by the coding sequence TTGTCTACGGGTAATTTGGATTTCGAACAGTTCCGGGTATTCCTGGAAAAAGCCTGTGGCATTTTGCTCGGTGAAAACAAGCAATACCTGGTATCGAGCCGTCTCAACAAACTGATGGAACAGCAGGGTATCAAGTCGTTGGGTGAACTGGTCCAGCGCATTCAGACCCAGCCGCGCAGTGGTTTGCGCGAGATGGTGGTGGATGCCATGACCACCAACGAAACCCTGTGGTTTCGTGACACCTATCCGTTTGAAGTCTTGAAGAACAAGGTGTTGCCCGAAGCGATCAAGGCAGCCCCCGGTCAGCGTCTGCGGATTTGGTCGGCGGCGTGCTCGTCGGGTCAGGAACCGTATTCGCTGTCGATGTCCATCGATGAGTTCGAGCGGGTCAACATGGGCCAGTTGAAAATGGGTGTGCAGATCGTTGCCACTGATTTGTCCGGCACCATGCTGACCAACTGCAAGACCGGCGAGTACGACAGCCTGGCCATCGGCCGTGGCCTGTCGCCCGAACGCCTTCAGCGTTATTTCGACCCCAAGGGGCCGGGACGCTGGGCGATCAAGGCGCCGATCAAGAGTCGCGTGGAGTTTCGCTCGTTCAACCTGCTCGACAGCTACGCAGCCCTGGGCAAGTTCGATATCGTGTTCTGCCGCAACGTGTTGATCTACTTTTCCGCCGAGGTGAAGAAAGACATCCTGCTGCGCATTCACAGCACGCTCAAACCCGGCGGTTATCTGTTCCTTGGCGCTTCCGAAGCGCTGAACGGTTTGCCGGACCACTACCAGATGGTCCAGTGCAGCCCGGGGATCATTTACCAGGCGAAGTGA
- a CDS encoding chemotaxis protein CheV — protein MAGVMDSVNQRTQLVGQNRLELLLFRLDGQQLYGINVFKVREVLQCPKLTLMPKSSPVVCGVANIRGATIPILDLAMATGSGALKDQSNPFVIITEYNTKTQGFLVRSVERIVNMNWEEIHPPPKGTGRDHYLTAVTRVDNQLVEIIDVEKVLAEVAPTPEAISVGVVDVETQHKALSLRVLTVDDSSVARKQVTRCLQTIGVEVVALNDGRQALEYLRKLVDEGKKPEEEFLMMISDIEMPEMDGYTLTAEIRADPRMQKLHIILHTSLSGVFNQAMVKKVGADDFLAKFRPDDLASRVVDRIKAADIS, from the coding sequence ATGGCTGGTGTAATGGATTCAGTAAACCAGCGCACGCAACTGGTGGGGCAGAATCGCCTTGAACTGTTGTTGTTCCGTCTTGACGGTCAGCAGCTGTATGGGATCAACGTTTTCAAGGTTCGTGAGGTGCTGCAATGCCCCAAGCTGACCCTGATGCCCAAGTCCAGTCCTGTCGTGTGCGGTGTGGCAAATATCCGGGGGGCGACCATTCCGATTCTCGATCTGGCAATGGCGACCGGCTCCGGCGCGCTTAAGGATCAGAGCAATCCGTTTGTGATCATTACGGAGTACAACACCAAGACCCAGGGTTTCCTGGTGCGCTCGGTGGAGCGCATCGTCAACATGAACTGGGAGGAAATTCATCCACCTCCCAAGGGTACCGGGCGCGATCATTACCTGACCGCTGTGACTCGGGTCGACAATCAGCTAGTCGAAATCATCGACGTCGAAAAAGTGCTGGCGGAAGTGGCACCCACACCGGAAGCGATTTCGGTCGGTGTGGTGGATGTCGAAACCCAGCACAAAGCGTTGTCGCTGCGGGTCTTGACGGTTGATGACTCATCGGTGGCGCGCAAGCAAGTGACGCGCTGCCTGCAAACGATCGGCGTCGAAGTGGTGGCGTTGAACGACGGTCGGCAAGCGCTGGAATACCTGCGCAAGCTGGTCGACGAGGGCAAGAAGCCGGAAGAAGAGTTCCTGATGATGATTTCCGACATCGAGATGCCGGAAATGGACGGGTACACGCTGACGGCCGAGATCCGCGCCGACCCGCGCATGCAAAAGCTTCATATCATCCTGCATACTTCGTTGTCGGGCGTATTCAATCAGGCGATGGTCAAGAAAGTCGGTGCTGATGACTTCCTTGCCAAATTCCGTCCTGATGACCTGGCATCCCGGGTAGTCGACCGGATCAAAGCAGCAGATATCAGCTAG
- the flgA gene encoding flagellar basal body P-ring formation chaperone FlgA, giving the protein MNTEPTFFRRLTSTFRKLLCVMPAVCLFNAGSPALADSVTLPDMLIGVTQGFLEFTVEDYLATSQTEGRYEIEVNRLDPRMHMPMCDKELTATLESPATPIGRVTVKVRCDSSSPWTVFVPAQVRLFREVVTTTRPLKRAGIVEPEDVMLRERDISLINQGYFTSLDQAIGQKLTRPTVADQVLTLVHLEQAEVISKGDQVVITARSGTLSVRMPGEALSNGGLREQIRVKNLNSNRVIKAQVIAPGQVEVAM; this is encoded by the coding sequence ATGAACACAGAACCGACATTTTTCCGACGCCTGACATCAACTTTCCGCAAATTGCTTTGTGTGATGCCGGCCGTTTGCCTGTTCAACGCTGGCAGCCCTGCCCTTGCTGACTCGGTTACCTTGCCTGACATGCTTATCGGCGTCACACAGGGCTTTCTTGAATTCACCGTAGAGGACTATTTGGCTACCAGTCAAACCGAAGGTCGCTACGAAATCGAAGTCAACCGACTCGATCCACGTATGCATATGCCCATGTGCGACAAGGAATTGACAGCCACTCTGGAGAGCCCGGCGACCCCGATCGGACGGGTCACGGTCAAGGTTCGCTGCGATAGCTCCTCGCCCTGGACCGTCTTCGTGCCCGCTCAAGTCCGCCTGTTTCGGGAGGTCGTCACGACTACTCGGCCGCTCAAGCGCGCCGGTATCGTCGAACCCGAGGATGTGATGCTGCGTGAACGTGATATCAGTCTGATCAACCAGGGTTATTTCACCTCGCTGGATCAAGCCATCGGACAAAAACTTACCCGACCAACGGTCGCCGATCAGGTCCTGACGCTGGTGCATCTGGAACAGGCGGAAGTCATTAGTAAGGGCGACCAGGTGGTGATCACGGCACGCAGTGGTACGCTCAGTGTGCGCATGCCCGGCGAAGCGCTGTCCAACGGCGGCTTGCGTGAACAGATTCGAGTGAAAAATCTCAATTCCAATCGGGTCATCAAGGCGCAGGTGATCGCGCCAGGCCAAGTGGAAGTGGCTATGTAG
- the flgM gene encoding flagellar biosynthesis anti-sigma factor FlgM, protein MVIDFSRLNSSSPLTGSTRTSAAKETAEAGKSAPLNTPAEQASTVTSGESVHLSNEAQQLQKVTDKLRDQPAVDNARVAELKAAIADGSYKVDSNRVASKLLNFEAQR, encoded by the coding sequence ATGGTCATCGATTTCAGCCGTTTAAACAGCTCCTCGCCACTTACCGGTAGTACGCGTACCAGCGCCGCGAAGGAAACCGCCGAAGCCGGCAAATCCGCGCCGCTGAATACCCCGGCCGAACAGGCCAGTACCGTCACAAGCGGGGAATCGGTACACCTCAGCAATGAGGCTCAACAGTTGCAGAAGGTCACTGACAAGCTGCGCGATCAGCCTGCCGTCGACAACGCCCGTGTGGCAGAGTTGAAAGCAGCAATCGCCGATGGCAGCTATAAAGTCGACAGCAACCGTGTAGCCAGCAAACTGCTCAACTTCGAAGCCCAGCGCTAG
- a CDS encoding flagella synthesis protein FlgN, which translates to MHDTNLLQLIIDDFAPAQHLLELLQTESLALHGRDMQLLEDILAQKQALIVLLDQHGRKRSEILASLNLPLNRTGLEQLASHSSIGEQLLAQSDVLTDLLAQCQTANASNGQSILVQQAATANQLKILTGGEPPALYDARGSTAKLAKPRPLSQA; encoded by the coding sequence ATGCACGATACTAATTTACTGCAACTGATCATCGACGACTTTGCCCCGGCGCAACACTTGCTGGAGTTACTGCAAACCGAGTCCCTCGCCTTGCATGGTCGCGACATGCAACTGCTCGAGGATATTCTCGCGCAGAAACAGGCACTGATCGTTTTGCTTGACCAGCATGGCCGCAAGCGCAGTGAAATCCTCGCCAGCCTCAACCTGCCGCTCAATCGCACGGGTCTCGAGCAACTTGCCAGCCATTCCAGCATTGGTGAACAGTTGCTGGCACAAAGCGATGTGCTGACCGACCTCCTGGCTCAGTGTCAGACTGCCAACGCCAGTAATGGCCAGTCCATTCTGGTCCAGCAGGCCGCCACGGCCAATCAGCTGAAAATCCTCACCGGTGGCGAACCACCCGCGCTTTATGATGCCCGCGGATCCACCGCCAAGCTTGCGAAGCCGCGCCCGCTCAGTCAGGCTTGA
- a CDS encoding flagellar brake protein: protein MFNTQSAEDAPQPPKVLTTPLEISSNLRQLQDSHDPLIITFHERTQRFQSYLVDIDRDRNMITLDEMIPRDGERFLLAGEPFKVEGFHDGVRIAWESNGALSIDESGDTRCYRGPLPAEVVYHQRRNAFRAALKLAQLVSVELGGDKLKSTLGGKLLDISATGCKLRFEGDITSSLQLGQVYDRFVAALPFGNMTAPVELRYLHFEEKISTTFAGVRFHNMSGLVQRQVERFVYQLQREARRFDKDDM from the coding sequence GTGTTCAATACCCAAAGCGCGGAAGACGCCCCGCAGCCACCCAAGGTGCTTACCACACCTCTGGAGATCTCCAGCAACCTGCGCCAGCTTCAGGACAGCCATGACCCGCTGATCATTACGTTCCATGAGCGCACCCAGCGCTTTCAGAGCTATCTGGTGGACATTGATCGCGACAGAAATATGATCACCCTGGATGAAATGATCCCGCGTGACGGAGAACGCTTTCTGCTGGCCGGAGAACCGTTCAAGGTTGAAGGCTTCCACGACGGTGTGCGCATCGCCTGGGAAAGCAATGGCGCGCTGTCCATCGATGAGTCCGGCGATACTCGCTGCTATCGTGGCCCCCTGCCCGCTGAAGTGGTTTATCACCAGCGCCGCAACGCGTTCCGTGCAGCGTTGAAACTGGCGCAACTGGTCAGCGTCGAACTGGGCGGCGACAAACTCAAGTCGACCCTGGGCGGCAAGCTGCTGGACATTTCGGCCACCGGCTGCAAGTTGCGTTTTGAAGGCGACATCACCAGCAGCCTGCAACTGGGCCAGGTCTATGACCGCTTCGTCGCCGCCCTGCCCTTCGGCAACATGACCGCACCAGTCGAGTTGCGTTACCTGCACTTCGAAGAGAAGATCTCCACCACTTTCGCCGGTGTTCGCTTTCATAACATGAGCGGACTGGTGCAGCGGCAAGTCGAGCGCTTCGTCTATCAGCTGCAACGCGAAGCACGACGTTTCGACAAAGACGACATGTAA
- a CDS encoding MFS transporter, with protein MRQIWKPFRALYFASLMMLIGSGLLSTYLGLRLAADHVDSLWVGALMAANYFGLVLGGKIGHRLIARVGHIRAYSACAGIVGAAVLGHGLIDWLPAWIFLRIIVGLGMMCQYMVIESWLNEQAEASQRGTVFSGYMIASYLGLVLGQLILVMHPALGLELLMLVALCFALCLVPVALTRRIHPAPLHPAPMEPRFFIKRVPQSLSTVLGAGLIIGSFYGLAPLYASQQGLSTEQVGLFMGSCIFAGLLVQWPLGWLSDRYDRALLIRCFAVVLALTALPLAIMQQVPLEVLFVAGFFCSLVMFCLYPLAVAFSNDHVEGDRRVSLTAMLLVTYGVGASIGPLVAGVLMKLFGSHMLYAFFSFFALVLVWRIRPKAVTNLHQVDDAPLHHVAMPDSMSSSPLVACLDPRVDEQVVQDQMQSPISPEPEPEPQTDPQADPPPEDPDAGREQSFTEARP; from the coding sequence ATGCGCCAAATCTGGAAACCTTTTCGAGCGCTTTATTTTGCCTCGCTGATGATGTTGATCGGCTCTGGCTTGCTAAGTACGTACCTGGGCTTGCGCCTGGCGGCCGATCACGTCGACAGCCTGTGGGTCGGTGCGTTGATGGCGGCCAACTATTTTGGTCTGGTGCTGGGCGGCAAGATCGGCCACCGGCTGATTGCCCGGGTCGGACACATTCGAGCCTATTCGGCCTGCGCCGGGATTGTCGGCGCGGCGGTGCTTGGCCACGGCCTGATCGACTGGCTGCCGGCCTGGATATTCCTGCGGATCATCGTCGGCCTCGGCATGATGTGCCAGTACATGGTCATTGAAAGCTGGCTCAACGAGCAGGCCGAAGCGTCGCAGCGTGGCACGGTGTTCAGCGGCTATATGATCGCCTCCTACCTGGGGCTGGTGCTGGGTCAGCTGATTCTGGTCATGCACCCGGCGCTGGGCTTGGAGCTGCTGATGCTGGTCGCCTTGTGCTTCGCGCTGTGCCTGGTGCCGGTGGCCCTGACACGCCGGATTCACCCTGCACCGTTGCATCCGGCGCCTATGGAGCCGCGGTTCTTCATCAAGCGCGTGCCGCAGTCGTTGAGTACGGTGCTGGGGGCGGGGCTGATCATTGGCTCGTTCTATGGTCTGGCGCCGCTGTATGCCTCGCAGCAAGGGTTGTCCACCGAGCAGGTCGGTCTGTTCATGGGTAGCTGTATTTTTGCCGGACTGTTGGTGCAATGGCCGCTGGGCTGGCTGTCCGACCGTTATGACCGGGCGTTGTTGATCCGCTGTTTTGCGGTGGTGCTGGCCCTGACTGCGTTGCCGCTGGCAATCATGCAGCAGGTGCCGCTGGAGGTTTTGTTTGTCGCCGGGTTCTTCTGTTCGCTGGTGATGTTCTGCCTGTATCCGCTGGCGGTGGCGTTCTCCAATGACCATGTCGAAGGTGATCGTCGTGTTTCCCTGACCGCGATGTTGTTGGTGACCTACGGTGTTGGCGCCAGTATCGGACCGTTGGTGGCCGGGGTGCTGATGAAGCTGTTTGGCAGCCACATGCTTTACGCCTTCTTCAGTTTCTTTGCGTTGGTGCTGGTGTGGCGCATCCGCCCCAAAGCGGTCACCAACCTGCATCAGGTCGACGATGCGCCGCTGCATCACGTGGCCATGCCGGACAGTATGTCCAGTTCGCCGCTGGTGGCGTGCCTCGATCCGCGTGTCGATGAGCAGGTGGTGCAAGACCAGATGCAAAGCCCGATCAGCCCTGAACCGGAGCCTGAACCGCAAACGGATCCGCAGGCGGATCCGCCACCTGAAGATCCGGACGCGGGCCGCGAGCAAAGCTTTACCGAAGCCAGGCCATAG
- a CDS encoding glutamine synthetase family protein, producing the protein MTAEGFLEGRRLQMARGVLLQCIMGGYPPARFYGSDDGDLALVPDPAQIHRLPWSKPPRALAICDADELTGEHSNLSTRGQLKAVIARYAALGLAPVVATELEFFVFAANPDPTQPFQPPLGLDGRREDGHSAFSVSSNNGLRPFFSDVYECMAALGLPRDTFMHEMGVSQFEINLLHGDPLLLADQTLLFKHLLKEVALKHGLTVVCMAKPLAHTPGSSMHIHQSIVEIGSGRNVFSDEAGQPTATFRHFIGGQQACMADFTALFAPNVNSYQRLCHPFASPNNACWSHDNRAAGLRIPASSPAARRVENRLPGADANPYLAIAASLAAGLHGIENMLEPSEAIQGEFKVPDNLSLPCTLHAALERLKRSQLAKELFGNEFIEGYVASKTMELTSFFDEITPWERRVLAAQA; encoded by the coding sequence ATGACCGCCGAAGGATTCCTTGAAGGGCGGCGTTTGCAGATGGCGCGGGGTGTGCTGCTGCAATGCATCATGGGCGGCTACCCGCCAGCACGGTTTTACGGCAGTGACGACGGCGACCTGGCGCTGGTGCCTGATCCGGCGCAGATCCATCGCCTGCCCTGGAGCAAGCCACCGCGGGCATTGGCCATTTGCGACGCCGACGAACTGACCGGCGAACACTCGAACCTGTCGACCCGTGGCCAGCTCAAGGCGGTCATCGCGCGTTACGCGGCCCTGGGCTTGGCGCCGGTGGTGGCGACCGAGCTGGAATTTTTCGTCTTCGCAGCCAATCCCGATCCAACCCAGCCGTTCCAACCGCCGCTGGGCCTGGACGGTCGACGCGAAGACGGTCATTCGGCGTTCAGTGTCAGTTCCAACAACGGTTTGCGGCCATTTTTCAGTGACGTCTACGAATGCATGGCGGCGTTGGGCCTGCCGCGCGATACCTTTATGCACGAGATGGGCGTCAGCCAGTTCGAGATCAACTTGCTGCACGGCGATCCGTTGCTGCTGGCCGACCAGACGTTGCTGTTCAAGCATCTGCTCAAAGAAGTCGCGCTCAAGCACGGCCTGACCGTGGTCTGCATGGCCAAACCCTTGGCGCACACGCCGGGCAGTTCGATGCACATTCACCAGAGCATCGTCGAGATCGGCAGCGGGCGTAACGTGTTCAGCGATGAGGCCGGGCAGCCGACTGCAACCTTCCGTCATTTCATCGGCGGCCAGCAGGCATGCATGGCGGATTTCACCGCGCTGTTTGCACCGAACGTGAACTCCTATCAGCGCTTGTGCCATCCCTTCGCGTCACCGAATAATGCCTGCTGGTCCCACGACAACCGGGCCGCCGGGTTGCGTATTCCCGCCAGTTCGCCGGCCGCTCGTCGGGTCGAGAACCGCCTGCCGGGGGCCGATGCCAATCCGTACCTGGCGATCGCCGCCAGCCTTGCTGCCGGTTTGCATGGCATTGAAAACATGTTGGAGCCAAGCGAGGCGATCCAGGGCGAATTCAAAGTGCCGGATAATCTTTCGTTGCCGTGTACCTTGCATGCCGCTCTTGAACGTCTGAAACGTAGCCAATTGGCGAAGGAACTGTTTGGCAACGAGTTCATCGAAGGCTACGTCGCTTCGAAGACCATGGAGTTGACCAGCTTCTTCGATGAAATTACGCCCTGGGAGCGCCGTGTCCTGGCTGCTCAGGCCTGA
- a CDS encoding sensor histidine kinase, whose translation MSQEYPALDFSTVIASTVHDMKNSLAMLMQAHSQWMGRLPNSERQSPEQGVIEFEFAHLNGMLVQLLGLYKLGVNQMPLQPAYHELDDFIEAQLAAHQEVFASRGIIATYEVDPLCPLGFFDRELVASVLANTINNAIRYARQSLLISVSDEAGQLMLTINDDGDGYPVEMIERQADYVQGINQSSGSTGLGLYFAGRIAALHQRNGVQGCTRISNGGPLGGGVFSLYLP comes from the coding sequence ATGAGCCAAGAGTACCCGGCACTGGATTTCTCCACGGTGATTGCCTCCACCGTGCACGACATGAAGAACTCGCTGGCCATGCTGATGCAGGCCCACAGCCAATGGATGGGGCGCTTGCCCAACTCAGAGCGGCAGAGCCCGGAGCAGGGCGTCATCGAGTTCGAGTTCGCTCACCTCAACGGCATGCTGGTGCAGTTGCTGGGGCTGTACAAGCTGGGCGTCAATCAGATGCCGTTGCAGCCGGCCTACCATGAGCTGGATGATTTCATCGAAGCGCAACTGGCCGCTCATCAAGAGGTGTTCGCCAGTCGCGGCATAATCGCGACCTATGAAGTCGACCCGCTGTGTCCCTTGGGGTTCTTCGACCGGGAGCTGGTTGCCTCGGTGCTGGCCAACACCATCAACAACGCCATTCGTTACGCCCGCCAGTCGCTGCTGATCAGTGTCAGCGACGAGGCCGGTCAGTTGATGCTGACCATCAATGACGATGGCGACGGTTATCCCGTCGAGATGATCGAGCGCCAGGCCGATTACGTGCAGGGCATCAATCAAAGCAGCGGCAGCACAGGCCTGGGCTTGTATTTCGCCGGCCGGATCGCCGCCTTGCATCAGCGCAATGGCGTGCAAGGGTGCACCCGTATCAGCAACGGCGGCCCCTTGGGCGGCGGTGTATTCAGCCTCTATCTGCCCTGA